A genome region from Hymenobacter tibetensis includes the following:
- a CDS encoding CTP synthase — MPDRTPTPTAATAKYIFVTGGVTSSLGKGIISASLAKLLQARGFRVTIQKFDPYINIDPGTLNPYEHGECYVTDDGAETDLDLGHYERFLNVPTSQANNVTTGRIYNHVISKEREGAYLGKTVQVVPHITDEIKRRMLLLGEDDRFDVVITEIGGCIGDIESLPFVEAVRQLRWELPPNDSLVIHLTLLPYLKAAGELKTKPTQHSVRDLREAGLQPDILVCRSEHPIPAEMRRKIALFCNVKINSVIESLDADSIYSVPLLMLKEQLDERVIKRLKLTGGTQQPDLELWKDFLGRLKNPTEEVTIALVGKYVELPDAYKSINEAFVHAGAQNECKVTVRSIQSDHINEDNIAQLLHGVDGVLVAPGFGERGFEGKILAVKYVRENNIPFFGICLGMQVAVVEFARNVLGMKEASSTEMHPQTSAPVIAMMEEQKSITQKGGTMRLGAYDCELRRGSKAAKAYGRNHISERHRHRYEFNNEFLKQFEDAGMVPSGVNPATGLVEVVELPNHPWFVAGQFHPELKSTVQNPHPLFVRFVKAAIQHRKV, encoded by the coding sequence ATGCCAGACCGAACCCCTACCCCCACGGCTGCAACGGCCAAGTACATTTTCGTCACCGGTGGAGTGACCTCCTCGCTAGGTAAAGGCATCATTTCCGCCTCCCTGGCCAAACTTCTGCAAGCGCGCGGCTTCCGCGTCACCATCCAGAAGTTCGACCCCTACATCAACATCGACCCGGGCACGCTCAACCCCTACGAGCACGGCGAATGTTATGTAACCGATGACGGGGCCGAAACCGACTTGGACCTCGGCCATTACGAGCGGTTCCTGAACGTACCGACCTCCCAGGCCAACAACGTCACGACGGGCCGTATCTACAACCACGTTATCAGCAAGGAGCGCGAAGGTGCCTACCTCGGCAAAACCGTGCAAGTAGTACCCCACATCACCGACGAAATCAAGCGGCGCATGCTGCTACTCGGCGAAGACGACCGGTTCGACGTGGTTATCACCGAAATCGGGGGCTGCATCGGCGACATCGAGAGCTTGCCGTTCGTAGAAGCGGTGCGCCAGTTGCGCTGGGAGTTGCCACCGAATGACTCCCTGGTTATTCACCTCACGCTGCTGCCTTACCTGAAGGCGGCCGGCGAATTGAAAACCAAGCCTACCCAACACTCCGTGCGCGACCTGCGCGAAGCTGGTCTGCAACCCGACATTCTCGTTTGCCGCTCCGAGCACCCAATTCCGGCGGAAATGCGCCGCAAGATTGCGCTGTTCTGCAACGTCAAAATCAACTCAGTTATCGAGAGCTTGGATGCCGACAGCATCTACTCGGTGCCGCTTTTGATGCTGAAAGAGCAACTCGACGAGCGGGTTATCAAGCGCCTCAAGCTGACTGGTGGCACGCAGCAGCCCGACTTGGAGCTATGGAAGGATTTTCTGGGCCGCCTAAAAAATCCCACCGAGGAAGTTACCATCGCGCTGGTAGGCAAGTACGTAGAGCTGCCCGATGCCTATAAATCCATCAACGAAGCCTTCGTGCATGCCGGCGCTCAGAATGAGTGCAAGGTAACGGTGCGCAGCATTCAATCCGACCATATCAACGAAGACAACATCGCGCAACTGTTGCACGGGGTGGATGGCGTGTTAGTAGCACCTGGTTTCGGAGAGCGGGGTTTTGAAGGCAAGATTCTGGCCGTGAAGTACGTGCGCGAAAACAACATTCCCTTCTTCGGTATCTGCTTGGGTATGCAGGTGGCCGTGGTGGAATTTGCGCGCAATGTGCTTGGCATGAAAGAAGCTTCCTCCACCGAAATGCACCCGCAAACTTCGGCGCCCGTCATTGCCATGATGGAGGAGCAGAAAAGCATAACTCAGAAAGGGGGCACCATGCGCCTTGGGGCCTACGACTGCGAGTTGCGCCGTGGCTCGAAAGCAGCTAAAGCCTACGGCCGCAACCACATCAGTGAGCGGCACCGCCACCGTTACGAGTTCAACAACGAGTTCCTCAAGCAATTCGAGGACGCGGGCATGGTGCCGTCGGGCGTCAACCCGGCCACCGGCTTGGTTGAAGTAGTGGAACTTCCAAACCATCCGTGGTTTGTGGCCGGGCAGTTTCACCCCGAGTTGAAGAGCACCGTCCAGAACCCCCACCCGCTCTTTGTACGCTTCGTGAAAGCGGCCATTCAACACCGGAAGGTATAA
- a CDS encoding Gfo/Idh/MocA family protein: MSITHDLLNTVLRHASQEVSRKEFLSLAGRGLAVGVAASTLASCQSDGAGKAVAGVPTTGTPASEVDASTIFTAPDGKKVPSSEAVSPPAKVPAGLDKPIELEAWKSDVDPKSGPTPTPLPPDKRVGYALVGLGHLTLEELLPAFGECKKSKPVALVSGSPEKLKKVAQQYGIKPENCYSYENYDKLKDNPEVQVIYIVLPNSMHAEYVVRGAQAGKHILCEKPMANSAAECQVMIDACKKAGKKLMVAYRIQYEPYNRQVRDMIRSNKFGKTKYIQTQNSQSSANPDHWRHKKDLAGGGALPDIGLYCLNTTRFLLGTEPTEVFAYSHSTPGNPLFKEVEEHMSWQMRFPDGIIVDSITHYNTHDSRYYRVNSERGWMHLDNAYAYTGQRLQTSHAEGEAKMQNQITIPSKNQFATEMDHFSTCVLEDKAPHTPGEEGLQDHRIMEAIYQSAREGKPVKLTPVQGTDVFRGPEPKLA; the protein is encoded by the coding sequence ATGTCCATCACCCACGACCTACTCAACACTGTGCTGCGCCATGCCAGCCAGGAAGTTTCGCGCAAAGAATTTTTAAGTCTGGCTGGCCGCGGGCTGGCTGTAGGGGTAGCAGCGAGTACCCTAGCCAGCTGTCAATCTGATGGGGCCGGCAAAGCCGTAGCGGGAGTTCCTACCACGGGCACGCCCGCGTCCGAAGTGGATGCCTCCACCATCTTCACGGCGCCCGACGGAAAAAAAGTGCCATCGTCGGAAGCAGTTTCGCCGCCCGCCAAGGTACCGGCCGGGCTGGATAAGCCCATTGAGTTGGAAGCTTGGAAATCCGACGTAGATCCAAAATCGGGCCCCACGCCCACGCCCCTCCCTCCCGACAAGCGCGTAGGCTACGCCCTGGTTGGCTTGGGGCACCTTACGCTGGAAGAACTGCTGCCCGCTTTCGGGGAGTGCAAAAAATCCAAGCCTGTTGCCTTGGTAAGCGGTTCGCCAGAGAAGCTGAAGAAGGTGGCGCAGCAATACGGCATCAAGCCCGAGAACTGCTACAGCTACGAAAACTACGACAAGCTCAAGGACAATCCGGAAGTGCAGGTTATCTACATCGTGCTGCCCAATTCCATGCACGCCGAGTATGTAGTACGTGGGGCCCAGGCCGGTAAGCACATCCTGTGCGAGAAGCCCATGGCCAATTCGGCCGCCGAATGCCAGGTGATGATTGACGCCTGCAAGAAAGCGGGCAAAAAATTGATGGTGGCGTACCGCATTCAGTACGAGCCCTACAACCGGCAAGTGCGCGACATGATCCGCAGCAACAAGTTCGGCAAGACCAAGTACATCCAAACCCAAAACAGCCAAAGCTCCGCCAACCCGGACCACTGGCGCCATAAGAAGGATTTAGCGGGCGGCGGTGCCCTACCCGATATTGGCCTGTACTGCCTGAACACCACCCGCTTCCTGCTGGGCACCGAGCCAACCGAAGTGTTTGCCTACTCACACAGCACGCCCGGCAACCCGCTGTTTAAGGAGGTAGAAGAGCATATGTCGTGGCAGATGCGCTTCCCCGACGGTATCATCGTGGACAGCATCACGCACTACAACACCCATGACTCGCGCTACTACCGCGTGAACAGCGAACGGGGCTGGATGCACCTCGATAATGCCTACGCCTATACCGGCCAGCGGCTACAAACCTCGCACGCCGAAGGAGAAGCCAAAATGCAGAATCAGATAACCATCCCGTCGAAAAACCAATTTGCCACGGAGATGGATCATTTCTCGACCTGCGTTTTGGAAGACAAAGCTCCGCATACGCCCGGTGAAGAAGGCCTGCAAGACCACCGCATCATGGAGGCCATCTACCAATCGGCCCGCGAGGGTAAGCCAGTAAAACTAACGCCCGTCCAGGGTACGGACGTGTTCCGCGGCCCGGAGCCGAAACTGGCGTAG
- a CDS encoding DUF6438 domain-containing protein has translation MRLLLPSLLLSILLASCTSQAPKAPQTTTATTEQSTTAAPVIVFRKTPCFGTCPHYEASIYADGRVAYEGFKYAPVEGKRELKMPISTINSILAEAKAVGFAGLPDTYSAGVSDLPSTVLTLRPATGPAKTVTVEGNAPVELQNLLQHVQKQVEESLGASADR, from the coding sequence ATGCGCTTGCTTCTGCCCTCTCTCCTACTATCTATACTGCTTGCTAGTTGTACTTCGCAAGCTCCGAAAGCGCCCCAAACCACTACGGCAACCACTGAACAGTCTACCACTGCCGCCCCAGTTATCGTTTTTCGTAAGACGCCCTGCTTCGGCACGTGCCCGCACTACGAAGCCAGCATCTACGCCGACGGCCGGGTGGCCTACGAGGGTTTCAAGTATGCGCCTGTGGAAGGCAAGCGTGAGCTGAAAATGCCTATTTCCACCATTAACAGCATTCTGGCGGAGGCCAAGGCGGTAGGCTTTGCCGGACTACCCGATACCTACAGTGCTGGCGTTTCTGACCTGCCTTCTACCGTTCTTACCCTCCGCCCTGCTACTGGCCCCGCCAAAACCGTGACGGTAGAGGGAAACGCCCCCGTCGAGCTGCAGAACCTGCTGCAACACGTTCAGAAGCAAGTAGAGGAAAGCTTGGGAGCCTCGGCAGACCGATAG
- a CDS encoding ABC transporter substrate-binding protein yields the protein MLSISRLVSCFAFLLLTVLAGCEGPAPATEARRVFRYNQPESLSSLDPAFARNQANIWATTQLYNGLVELDDSLKPGPSVARRYEISPDGRRYTFTLRPDVHFHNSDVFPNGKGRRVTAQDFVYSFKRLLNGATASPGGWIFRGKVVEDATGEPADTAFVAVNDSTLRIYLKEPFIPFLGMLTMPYAYVVPREAVQRYGKDFREHPVGTGPFLFKEWDEGNAIVYHRNPAYWKRDNQGKQLPYLDAVQISFIQDRKTEFLTFQQGKLDFISGIRSGSRDLILYPDGSVREDFKGKFRLQKVPYLNTEYIGMQQDPANLRGDNAETGRALRDKRVRQALNYALNKPEFLAYFINNIGLPGNSGFVPASLPSFSAALVPGYTYQPDKARQLLREAGYGPNKPLRLRLSTVAESKEYCEYYQKKWAEVGVQVEIDVNQGAAHGELIDNGRAAFFTRSWLGDYPDAENYLALFYSPNFAPAGPNKTHFKSPTYDRLYEQAKLEQDLEKRYDLYRQMDRIVVEECPVIAVYYDEVVRLTQNNVQGLTPNPMNQLVLERVRKD from the coding sequence ATGCTTTCGATTTCGCGCCTGGTTTCCTGTTTTGCTTTCTTGTTGCTGACTGTGCTGGCCGGCTGCGAGGGGCCCGCGCCAGCCACTGAGGCTCGGCGCGTATTCCGCTACAACCAGCCGGAGTCACTCTCCTCGCTCGACCCTGCTTTTGCGCGCAATCAAGCCAATATCTGGGCTACCACCCAGCTTTATAATGGGTTGGTGGAACTGGATGATAGCCTAAAGCCCGGCCCTTCAGTAGCTCGGCGCTACGAAATCAGCCCGGACGGACGGCGCTACACCTTCACGCTACGGCCTGATGTGCACTTTCACAACTCCGATGTATTTCCGAATGGCAAAGGCCGCCGCGTGACGGCGCAAGACTTTGTGTACAGCTTCAAGCGGCTGCTGAATGGCGCTACGGCCAGCCCTGGCGGTTGGATATTCCGCGGCAAGGTAGTGGAAGACGCAACGGGTGAACCAGCTGATACTGCCTTCGTAGCCGTTAATGATTCCACCCTGCGCATCTATCTGAAAGAGCCGTTTATTCCCTTCCTGGGTATGCTGACCATGCCGTATGCCTACGTGGTGCCGCGCGAGGCAGTGCAGCGTTACGGGAAAGACTTTCGAGAGCATCCAGTGGGAACCGGGCCCTTCTTATTCAAGGAATGGGACGAGGGCAATGCCATTGTTTACCACCGCAATCCTGCGTATTGGAAGCGCGACAACCAAGGTAAACAGCTGCCCTACCTTGATGCAGTGCAGATCAGCTTCATCCAGGACCGTAAAACCGAATTTCTCACCTTCCAGCAAGGCAAACTGGACTTCATCAGCGGTATTCGTTCTGGTTCGCGCGACTTGATTCTGTATCCGGATGGCTCGGTGCGAGAAGACTTCAAAGGCAAGTTTCGGTTGCAGAAAGTCCCGTACCTGAATACCGAATATATAGGCATGCAGCAGGACCCCGCCAATCTGCGCGGCGACAACGCTGAAACAGGCCGTGCTCTGCGCGACAAGCGGGTACGGCAGGCGCTTAATTATGCGCTCAACAAGCCGGAATTTCTGGCGTATTTCATCAACAACATTGGCTTGCCTGGGAATTCCGGTTTTGTGCCAGCTTCCTTGCCTTCATTTAGCGCAGCGCTTGTGCCCGGCTACACCTATCAGCCCGACAAAGCCCGGCAATTGCTACGCGAAGCTGGCTACGGCCCGAACAAGCCCTTGCGTTTGCGCCTGAGTACGGTGGCCGAGAGTAAGGAGTACTGCGAGTACTACCAGAAAAAGTGGGCAGAAGTAGGTGTGCAGGTGGAAATAGATGTCAACCAAGGGGCTGCCCACGGGGAGCTGATCGATAACGGCCGCGCCGCCTTCTTCACCCGCAGCTGGCTCGGCGACTATCCCGACGCAGAAAACTACCTGGCTCTTTTCTACAGCCCCAACTTTGCGCCCGCCGGCCCCAACAAAACCCATTTCAAGAGTCCCACTTATGACCGGCTATATGAGCAGGCCAAGCTAGAGCAGGACCTGGAAAAGCGCTACGACCTCTACCGCCAGATGGACCGCATTGTAGTGGAAGAGTGCCCAGTTATTGCGGTCTACTACGACGAAGTGGTGCGCCTCACGCAAAACAATGTGCAGGGCCTTACCCCGAACCCAATGAACCAACTGGTGCTGGAGCGGGTGCGTAAAGACTAG
- a CDS encoding cupin domain-containing protein, with the protein MEANEKSEQQYLKAIRLLNTPDEQCTFEVGKLPIQAHIAATHFFGKTEVSNEYTPHPAPRMQFVVTLKGKLCFTVSNGDTFIVEPGIILLAEDTKGPGHSWELLEGKKWERLYIPFVPGTTHGFISDQTAPPNR; encoded by the coding sequence ATGGAAGCAAACGAGAAAAGTGAGCAGCAGTACCTCAAGGCCATCCGGCTCCTCAACACGCCCGACGAGCAATGCACGTTTGAGGTAGGTAAGCTTCCGATTCAAGCGCACATAGCGGCTACTCACTTCTTTGGTAAGACCGAGGTAAGCAACGAGTATACCCCTCATCCTGCTCCTCGTATGCAATTCGTCGTCACGCTCAAAGGCAAGCTGTGCTTCACTGTAAGCAACGGCGACACGTTCATTGTCGAGCCCGGCATTATTCTTCTGGCGGAAGACACCAAAGGCCCTGGTCACAGTTGGGAACTACTGGAAGGCAAGAAGTGGGAACGACTGTACATTCCTTTTGTACCCGGCACCACCCACGGCTTTATCTCCGACCAAACTGCTCCGCCGAACAGGTAA
- the yidC gene encoding membrane protein insertase YidC codes for MDKNSATGLFLIAALLLVYLYFFKPEAPKETPADKPTTAASAKPGTTSPATPAAPLDSAAAARTMGAFAGAATGTAQQVQLQNDNLVITFSSKGGRPEAVRLNKYKTFFGKPLDLFDAQSAQIDTRFRTIGGQTVRLSDLFFQPSAPQPVTEGDKKGQRLSFVAAVAGGQIEQVYTLFDNSYEVGYDLRFTGLQQALSQEPLTFTFVDHVRQTEQDLKQNRNHTTINHYLANDDHGSLAEASEKPEEVSITEPLKWAAHKHDFFVAGIIANNQFPNGKFVSTVDVADSTFIKTLSSTLSIPAADVQQGKASFRYFFGPNSFSMLKEVAPGFDRNVYLGWGVFRWVNQFVILPVFHFFEQFISNYGIIIALLVVLIKLVTWPLTYKTYVSQARMKVLKPEIDAIKEKAGDDQMKAQQETMKLYSTFGVSPLSGCVPTLLTIPILFAMFQFFPNAIELRQEPFLWAKDLSTYDSPILLPFAVPFLGSHISLFTVFMTLSTLVMTWQSNQMNPAAMQGPMKFYSYLMPVVFMFVLNSFAAGLTWYYLVSNLVTLGQQALTRRMVDDTKIRAQLEANKIKNKDKKPGGFSARLQDAMRTAQERDAQTRKGDEGTSASVEPKPKKPTRRS; via the coding sequence ATGGACAAAAATTCAGCAACCGGCCTGTTTCTGATTGCGGCCTTGCTTCTCGTCTATCTGTACTTCTTTAAGCCCGAAGCGCCCAAAGAAACACCAGCCGACAAGCCAACTACTGCCGCTAGCGCAAAGCCGGGTACTACCTCTCCTGCCACTCCCGCTGCCCCTCTGGATTCGGCAGCTGCGGCCCGTACGATGGGCGCTTTTGCTGGCGCGGCTACGGGCACAGCGCAGCAGGTGCAGTTACAGAACGACAACCTCGTTATAACCTTTTCTTCGAAAGGCGGTCGTCCGGAAGCTGTACGTCTCAACAAGTACAAAACGTTTTTCGGCAAGCCGCTGGACCTGTTTGATGCCCAAAGCGCCCAGATAGACACTCGTTTCCGTACCATTGGTGGGCAGACTGTTCGGTTATCAGACCTATTCTTCCAGCCTAGCGCGCCACAACCCGTAACGGAAGGCGACAAGAAGGGCCAGCGCCTGAGCTTTGTTGCTGCCGTGGCTGGCGGCCAAATCGAGCAGGTGTACACCCTGTTCGACAACTCCTATGAAGTTGGGTACGACTTGCGTTTCACCGGCTTGCAGCAAGCCCTGTCGCAGGAGCCGCTTACGTTCACCTTCGTGGACCATGTGCGCCAGACCGAGCAGGACCTGAAGCAAAACCGCAACCACACCACCATCAACCACTACCTCGCCAACGACGACCATGGCTCACTGGCCGAGGCGTCGGAGAAACCTGAGGAAGTGAGTATTACGGAGCCCTTGAAATGGGCTGCCCACAAGCACGACTTCTTCGTGGCCGGTATCATTGCCAACAACCAGTTCCCAAACGGCAAGTTCGTTTCGACGGTTGACGTGGCTGACAGCACGTTCATTAAGACCTTGAGTTCGACGCTGAGCATTCCAGCTGCCGATGTGCAGCAAGGCAAAGCCAGCTTCCGCTATTTCTTTGGCCCGAATTCGTTCAGCATGCTGAAAGAAGTAGCCCCTGGCTTCGACCGGAACGTGTACTTAGGTTGGGGTGTGTTCCGGTGGGTGAATCAGTTCGTGATTCTGCCGGTGTTCCATTTCTTCGAGCAGTTCATTTCCAACTACGGCATCATCATCGCGCTGCTTGTAGTGTTGATTAAGCTCGTAACGTGGCCGCTGACCTACAAAACCTACGTGTCGCAGGCCCGCATGAAAGTGCTAAAGCCGGAAATCGACGCTATCAAGGAGAAGGCCGGCGACGACCAGATGAAGGCGCAGCAGGAAACGATGAAGCTCTACTCCACCTTCGGGGTGAGCCCGCTGAGCGGTTGCGTACCTACACTGCTCACCATCCCGATTCTGTTCGCCATGTTCCAGTTCTTTCCCAATGCCATTGAGCTGCGGCAAGAACCGTTCCTGTGGGCCAAGGACCTGAGTACCTACGATTCGCCGATTCTGCTGCCATTCGCAGTGCCGTTCCTAGGTAGCCACATCAGCTTGTTCACGGTGTTCATGACCCTCTCGACGCTGGTTATGACGTGGCAGAGCAACCAAATGAACCCCGCCGCCATGCAGGGCCCGATGAAGTTCTACAGCTACCTGATGCCGGTGGTGTTTATGTTCGTGCTAAATAGCTTCGCCGCTGGTTTAACGTGGTACTACCTCGTTTCCAACTTGGTAACGCTCGGCCAGCAAGCCCTCACCCGCCGCATGGTAGACGACACCAAGATTCGCGCGCAGCTCGAAGCCAACAAGATCAAAAACAAAGACAAAAAGCCCGGCGGTTTCTCGGCCCGCCTTCAAGATGCCATGCGCACCGCTCAGGAGCGCGACGCGCAGACCCGCAAAGGCGACGAAGGCACTTCGGCTTCGGTGGAGCCTAAGCCCAAAAAGCCAACGCGCCGCTCATAG
- the serA gene encoding phosphoglycerate dehydrogenase, translating to MPEPQQPLPYLIIDFDSTFTQVEGLDELADIALDGHPDREKVVGAIRTLTDRGMSGELNFSESLKQRLALLPAHRRHLAPLVERLKGKVSESIVRNRSFFEQFRGRVYIVSSGFREFIEPVVAEYGIASDFVLANTFTYAADGSINGFDANNILSRDGGKIEQLRQLDLLGDVYVLGDGYTDYQIREAGLANRFYAFTENVTRDAVVARADEVLPSFDEFLYQNKLPMTLSYPKNRIKVLLLENPDVRAAELFRQEGYQVETIPGGLDEDELVQHIEGVSILGIRSKTNVTPRVLEAANRLIAVGAFCIGTNQIDLAGCMKKGVAVFNAPFSNTRSVVELALGEIIMLARRIPDKNPKMHRGEWDKSAKGSFEIRGKTLGIVGYGNIGSQLSVVAEAVGMKVVYYDVAEKLQLGNAVKCRTLEELLRQSDIVTLHVDGRKENTNLFGAAELAMMKPGALLLNNSRGHIVDIAALADVLRSGHLGGAAVDVFPYEPKTNQESFESQLRGLPNVLLTPHIGGSTAEAQRNIAEFVPERIMQYINTGNTQQSVNFPNIQLPEQQAHRLIHIHANVPGVLARINNVLAAHHVNILGQYLKTNEHIGYVITDIDKQYEQEVIGELRKVEHTIKFRVLY from the coding sequence ATGCCCGAACCACAGCAGCCGCTTCCGTACCTCATCATTGACTTCGATAGTACGTTCACGCAAGTAGAAGGCCTCGACGAACTGGCCGATATTGCCCTGGATGGGCACCCCGACCGAGAAAAAGTAGTCGGCGCCATCCGCACCCTCACCGACCGGGGCATGAGCGGGGAGCTGAATTTCTCGGAGTCGCTGAAGCAGCGGCTGGCGCTGCTGCCCGCGCACCGGCGGCATCTGGCGCCGCTGGTGGAGCGGTTGAAAGGCAAGGTTTCGGAGAGCATAGTCCGCAACCGGAGCTTCTTCGAGCAGTTTCGGGGGCGGGTGTATATCGTGAGCAGCGGCTTCCGCGAGTTTATCGAGCCGGTAGTGGCCGAGTATGGCATTGCCTCCGACTTCGTGCTGGCCAACACGTTCACCTACGCCGCCGACGGAAGCATCAACGGCTTCGATGCCAACAACATCCTGAGCCGTGATGGCGGCAAAATCGAACAACTGCGCCAGCTCGACCTGCTCGGCGACGTGTACGTGCTCGGCGACGGCTACACCGACTACCAGATCCGGGAAGCGGGCCTGGCCAACCGCTTCTACGCCTTCACCGAAAACGTAACCCGCGACGCTGTAGTAGCCCGCGCCGATGAAGTGCTGCCTTCCTTCGACGAATTTCTCTACCAGAACAAGCTTCCCATGACCCTTTCGTACCCCAAAAACCGCATCAAGGTCCTGCTGCTCGAAAACCCCGACGTCCGCGCCGCCGAACTGTTTCGCCAGGAAGGCTACCAAGTGGAAACCATCCCCGGCGGCCTCGACGAAGACGAACTGGTGCAGCACATCGAAGGCGTGAGCATCTTGGGCATCCGCAGCAAAACCAACGTGACGCCGCGCGTACTGGAAGCCGCCAACCGCCTGATTGCGGTGGGTGCGTTCTGCATCGGCACCAACCAGATTGACCTAGCAGGCTGCATGAAGAAAGGCGTGGCCGTGTTCAATGCCCCGTTCAGCAACACCCGATCGGTAGTGGAATTGGCGCTAGGCGAAATCATCATGCTGGCCCGCCGCATCCCCGACAAAAACCCCAAAATGCACCGCGGCGAGTGGGACAAATCGGCTAAGGGCTCATTTGAAATCCGGGGCAAAACGCTTGGCATCGTGGGCTATGGCAATATCGGCAGCCAGCTGTCGGTGGTAGCTGAGGCAGTCGGCATGAAAGTGGTGTACTATGATGTAGCTGAAAAGCTGCAGCTTGGCAACGCCGTGAAGTGCCGCACCCTGGAAGAGTTGCTGCGCCAATCCGACATAGTAACACTGCACGTGGATGGTCGCAAGGAAAACACCAACCTCTTCGGGGCCGCCGAGCTAGCCATGATGAAGCCCGGCGCGCTGTTGCTCAACAATAGCCGCGGCCACATCGTGGATATTGCGGCGCTGGCCGATGTGCTCCGCTCGGGCCACCTCGGCGGTGCCGCTGTCGACGTGTTTCCGTACGAGCCAAAAACCAATCAAGAAAGCTTTGAAAGTCAGCTGCGCGGCCTGCCCAACGTGCTGCTCACGCCCCACATTGGCGGCAGTACGGCCGAAGCCCAGCGCAACATTGCCGAGTTCGTGCCGGAGCGCATCATGCAGTACATCAACACCGGCAACACGCAGCAGAGTGTTAATTTCCCCAACATTCAGCTACCCGAGCAGCAGGCGCACCGCCTCATTCACATCCACGCCAACGTGCCCGGCGTGCTGGCCCGCATCAACAATGTGCTAGCTGCTCACCACGTCAACATCCTCGGTCAGTATCTGAAAACCAACGAGCACATCGGCTACGTGATAACCGACATCGACAAGCAGTACGAGCAGGAAGTAATCGGTGAGCTGCGTAAAGTGGAGCACACCATCAAGTTCCGGGTGCTGTACTAG
- a CDS encoding D-alanyl-D-alanine carboxypeptidase/D-alanyl-D-alanine-endopeptidase gives MPLFHLVCRALAVGFFWVLTLPVCAQVAPATTVPAPAANPAWLDQLLHESPVLRQHNVGVCLTDATTGTKVYELNANKYFTPASVMKLFSLYTGLHMLSDSLPSLHYVVRHDSLIFWGTGDPTLLHGDVPSRRALDFLRTRPEKLFYAEIPSVTAYGPGWTWDDYNYYFQPERGPFPIYGHTVRFYATAGKPRPRVYPRFFRALTEPIAPGTPNPADDHVRRPELENRFAFFPITKNWVDETPFRTSQPLLLQLLQDTLHRPVLPVAFRLRAQDSVRVVHGLPVDSLYRRMLQVSDNFLAEQLLLMCSSRLGQDSLSAIRPIRVMRTLFLANLPDAPHWVDGSGLSRLNLVTPRTMVALLLKLHQEVPEKRLLSLLAAGGGHGTLRRVYRDSRGPWLWGKTGTLTNNHNLVGYLRTRSGRLLAFSFMNNNHVVTTTEVRREIERVLTQVRERL, from the coding sequence ATGCCGCTCTTTCATTTGGTTTGCCGCGCACTGGCTGTCGGCTTTTTTTGGGTGCTGACGCTCCCCGTGTGCGCGCAGGTGGCGCCAGCCACCACGGTACCCGCACCTGCTGCCAACCCGGCGTGGCTAGACCAACTCCTGCACGAGTCACCGGTGCTGCGGCAGCACAACGTGGGGGTGTGCCTCACCGATGCCACCACCGGAACCAAGGTGTACGAACTGAACGCCAACAAATACTTCACGCCGGCCAGCGTGATGAAGCTGTTTAGCTTGTACACGGGTCTGCACATGCTCTCCGATTCGTTGCCGAGTTTACACTACGTTGTACGCCACGACTCTTTAATATTTTGGGGAACCGGTGACCCCACGCTGCTGCACGGCGACGTACCAAGCCGGCGGGCGCTGGACTTTCTGCGCACCCGCCCGGAAAAGCTGTTCTACGCGGAAATTCCCAGCGTAACCGCCTACGGCCCCGGCTGGACCTGGGACGACTACAACTACTATTTCCAGCCCGAAAGAGGTCCATTTCCAATCTATGGCCACACAGTGCGTTTCTACGCTACAGCCGGTAAGCCACGGCCGCGCGTGTACCCGCGGTTCTTCCGAGCCCTAACCGAACCTATAGCCCCTGGTACCCCTAATCCGGCTGACGACCATGTGCGCCGGCCGGAATTGGAAAACCGGTTTGCCTTCTTTCCCATCACCAAGAATTGGGTGGACGAAACGCCGTTCCGAACTAGCCAGCCCTTGCTGCTGCAACTGCTGCAAGACACCTTGCACCGCCCCGTATTGCCCGTTGCCTTCCGCCTCCGAGCCCAAGACAGTGTTCGGGTAGTGCATGGCTTGCCCGTAGATTCTCTGTACCGCCGCATGTTGCAGGTAAGCGACAATTTTCTGGCCGAGCAACTGCTGCTCATGTGCTCTAGTCGCCTAGGGCAGGATTCGCTTAGCGCTATCCGGCCCATCCGCGTCATGCGCACGTTGTTTCTGGCCAATCTCCCTGATGCACCCCATTGGGTGGATGGCTCGGGCCTTTCGCGCCTTAACCTTGTCACGCCGCGCACCATGGTGGCGCTCCTGCTGAAGCTGCATCAAGAAGTGCCTGAAAAGCGCCTGCTCAGTTTGCTAGCGGCCGGTGGCGGCCACGGTACCCTGCGCCGCGTGTACCGCGACTCGCGGGGGCCGTGGCTGTGGGGCAAGACCGGCACGCTTACCAACAACCACAATCTTGTTGGGTACTTGCGTACTCGCTCGGGCCGGCTGCTGGCCTTCAGCTTTATGAACAACAACCACGTGGTAACGACCACCGAGGTGCGCAGGGAAATAGAGCGGGTACTGACGCAGGTGCGGGAGCGGCTATAG